The following proteins are encoded in a genomic region of Lachnospiraceae bacterium KM106-2:
- a CDS encoding RNA polymerase sigma factor for flagellar operon — MNEEGRKQLWIEYSKHKASVVREKIIIEYAGLVKIVAGRLSMYLGYTVEYDDLIGYGTFGLIDAIDKFDHDKGVKFETYASLRIRGAILDQIRKMDWIPRTLRQKQKKIEAANSRIETLTGRAATDEEIASELEISIKELENWKNQTKVSNLISLDEFLEQGSEVNVDTRVSSHYDQPEQVIAKQELKVLLEKVLESLTENERKVIVLYYYEELTLKEISYILEVSESRVSQLHTKALQKLKMKLGNKEDLLAIF, encoded by the coding sequence ATGAACGAAGAGGGAAGAAAGCAATTATGGATTGAGTATTCAAAACATAAGGCTTCTGTAGTACGAGAGAAAATAATTATAGAATATGCGGGATTAGTGAAGATTGTTGCTGGAAGATTAAGCATGTATTTAGGATATACGGTTGAATATGATGACTTGATCGGATATGGCACATTTGGATTGATCGATGCTATCGATAAGTTTGACCATGATAAGGGGGTCAAATTTGAAACTTATGCAAGTCTTCGAATACGCGGGGCGATCCTGGATCAAATTCGTAAGATGGATTGGATCCCAAGAACGTTACGACAAAAACAGAAAAAAATTGAAGCTGCAAACAGTAGAATAGAAACATTGACAGGCAGGGCAGCCACTGATGAAGAGATTGCTTCCGAATTGGAGATTTCTATAAAAGAATTAGAAAATTGGAAAAATCAGACGAAAGTATCTAATTTAATTTCTCTCGATGAATTCCTAGAACAGGGAAGTGAAGTTAATGTTGATACGAGAGTTAGTTCACATTATGATCAGCCTGAACAGGTCATTGCAAAACAAGAGCTTAAAGTATTACTAGAGAAGGTACTAGAATCATTGACAGAAAATGAACGCAAGGTTATCGTATTGTATTACTACGAAGAGCTAACATTAAAAGAAATTAGTTATATCTTAGAGGTTTCTGAGTCTCGAGTTTCTCAATTACATACTAAGGCGTTACAGAAACTAAAAATGAAGTTAGGAAATAAAGAGGACTTATTGGCTATCTTTTAG
- a CDS encoding chemotaxis protein CheC -- inhibitor of MCP methylation, which yields MSTFDMDGLDSMQFDVLKEIGNIGAGNATTALSQMINSKVDMHVPKVELMDLKVLPEIVGGPETLVVGILLTLSGDVDGMIMFVLEQSSAHHLVNILLNKQLDAISEFSEMDFSALQEIGNIIAGAYLNSLSTLTNLFINASVPYMANDMAGAILSVPAIEFGKMGDKALLIQSQFCEDETRVNGYFILIPTIESYAKILKSLGL from the coding sequence GTGTCAACGTTTGATATGGATGGGTTAGATTCGATGCAATTTGACGTCTTAAAAGAAATCGGTAATATTGGAGCTGGAAATGCAACGACTGCATTATCACAGATGATCAATTCTAAAGTTGATATGCATGTTCCGAAAGTTGAATTGATGGATCTTAAGGTACTTCCTGAAATAGTAGGAGGACCTGAAACCTTAGTAGTAGGTATTTTATTAACATTAAGCGGTGATGTTGATGGTATGATCATGTTCGTCTTAGAACAGTCCAGCGCACACCATTTAGTTAATATTTTATTAAATAAACAGTTAGATGCTATATCCGAATTTTCAGAGATGGATTTTTCTGCATTACAAGAAATCGGTAATATTATTGCAGGAGCTTATTTGAATTCTCTGTCAACGTTAACCAATCTCTTTATCAATGCAAGTGTACCTTATATGGCAAATGATATGGCGGGTGCTATTCTTAGTGTCCCAGCCATTGAATTTGGTAAAATGGGGGATAAAGCATTATTGATTCAGTCTCAATTCTGTGAGGATGAGACAAGGGTAAATGGATATTTTATCTTAATTCCGACAATTGAATCATATGCAAAAATATTAAAATCATTAGGATTATAG
- a CDS encoding chemotaxis protein CheD: MSKVIRVGMADMNLCTVPDMITTLGLGSCVGIVLYDPVVKVSGMVHIMLPDSTKIRSNENIAKFADTGIEALLKGVLGLGAKRERIIAKIAGGAQMFAFQSNNDMLRVGERNVEAAKEQLTKLKIPLKAQDTGANYGRTIEFYPETGDLLIKSVGKSIKTI; this comes from the coding sequence ATGAGCAAAGTTATCAGAGTAGGAATGGCTGATATGAATCTTTGCACTGTGCCTGATATGATAACCACACTTGGGCTTGGCTCATGTGTGGGTATTGTATTATATGATCCTGTGGTCAAGGTGAGTGGAATGGTTCATATTATGTTGCCGGATAGTACAAAGATTCGAAGCAATGAAAATATAGCAAAATTTGCAGATACAGGAATTGAGGCATTGTTAAAAGGCGTTCTTGGACTAGGAGCGAAAAGAGAAAGAATCATAGCTAAGATCGCTGGAGGTGCTCAGATGTTTGCATTTCAATCGAATAATGATATGCTCCGTGTTGGGGAGAGGAATGTAGAAGCAGCCAAAGAGCAGCTTACGAAACTTAAGATTCCTTTAAAAGCACAAGATACTGGTGCTAATTATGGTAGAACGATCGAGTTTTATCCAGAGACCGGAGACTTACTTATCAAATCGGTTGGCAAGAGCATAAAGACTATTTAG